From Cydia strobilella chromosome 3, ilCydStro3.1, whole genome shotgun sequence:
GCGATACTGACGCATGGACGATTTCGTACAAAATGGAGCAATGATGCATGATAAAACAACGTTATCGCGTTATAAAGAGATAAGATAACGACGCGACAATCTTTGTTTTGAACGTGCTCCGTTTATGAATCCGATGTGCTTAGATCGTGTAGGTAGGTGTGGTgattaaatacaaacatattgaTAAAGAATCGGTAATAAAAGTATATTATTGTTTCATTATATGAGTATAATTGTTTATAAGatattactaaaatatataaagtatattAGTGTAAACATAATCCATTGGGCTTAAAATAATGATCCTACTTCTAGGCAATCACAATCATAGTAGGTTTGCGCGTTTATCtagacgatttttttttacttcaaagtACCTACTAAAACCAATATGGCACGCACATTCATTTGACTATATATGTTGGCGGCTTTCACGGAATGATAAATGAACTATCTTTAGTATTATAACCACATAATGACAATAAGTTTTACTTTGAAGTAAAacaaataatgtaatgtaacacCCACTTTCTTTACTAATACTAAATTGGCAATTAATAAATACGTACGTAAATACTTACATTGGTTAAAAGTCAAAAAATAAAGTATCAGCGCTAAACTCGTTAAAattcatcatcactatcatcagacAGCAGTCCACTGTTGGACATAGACGTAGTGAGAGCCGTCAGAGCGGGTACTGATTATTAGCGCGTAAGGTTAGAAACTATTGAACCCAGGGATCATTACCGATATAACAAAGGTATTtctttaacattttaaaatacGTATTTAGGGAAGGACAATGTGTTACCTTAACAACCGAGACACCGGAAAATTTGTgtgaaaaaaataccggtattcgatcctGAGTCAACCTAGAATTTCCCGCAAGTCAGAGAACCGATCTCCAAGGCGCGCAGAACGAGCCATGTCTAGCAATGAACTGCTTTTTACCATAAACATGGAATACTAAGACGCGTAAAGCAGTGCCAAATATTGTAGCCGCAAATTTGACGGCTGTGGTAGATGGAGTTGTATTGGATTTTTATACGTTGGTCGATCCAGTTACGATAAAATATTGGCGGCATCTACCTCAGCCGACAAATTTACGTCAGTAATACTTTGTTGACACGTCTTACTATTGTTTCGTCTAAGATAACTCACTTAAATTGCACAAATACACTACCAAAGACAGGAACTACATGTCAGTTAACTAAAAATATTGGAGTTTTGCCTGTGCTGCGTCGTTGTGGCAGTGTAGCACCTCTTCATGGTGTAGTCTATGCTCATGATGGCGTTACGCACGTCGTGCGCGGACGCACTGATGCTGTCGAACGAGTTCGCAAGACGGTCTACTGCTAGGGCCTGTCAAATAACGTATGTTTCACACAACGAACGTTGGAGTTTCTATGCAAAATTATGAAAGCTTAAAAGATGGGTGATGAAtggatttattataaaaattattataaaagtataaaagcatacttatacagggtggctaaaaactaaaaaataagtgcattcccgttgccagggaggtttcgggattatactgagcaacttttactatgggaccacgcacgaaatcacgaaaaaaaaaattaccctcccatagaaaatggaccagccaaaatgtatgaaacagccaaaaaatttttcgcgattCCGGGGTTGGTGCCATAGTAAaagatgctcagtataatcccaaaacctccctggcaacgggaatgcacttattttttagccaccgtgtataaggtatctaaaatttatataattatgtatgtacggTTTTCCGAGCGTATATATGGGTgggttaagttaaaaaaaaatgcgtgCTTCCAAGTAGATTTTAAAAGGTAGCAAGCTAGCTGTATGTGTTTTATCTCAAGAATGCAGGTTggctatacacggtggctaaaaaataagtgcattcccgttgccagggtggttttgggattatactgagcaacttttactatgggatcaaccccgaAAACGCGAATAAAAAtttggctatttcatacattttggctggtccattttctatgggagggaaaCAAATTTTGTTCGTGATttcgtatgtatatgtatattgtatttgtatgttaGCTCAAACTCAGCAACAGGCGAATACATACTTGTATGTGTGATGCCTCTGCTAGCCGCTCCATAGCCTTGGAGTTGCTGAGGGACGCTTGCGCAAGTTGGTTCATGGCTACCGCTTGTTGGTCCATTACTTCCACCTGCAGTACAGTTAATAGATATAGAATATAGGTATGGGTAAATAGGTATTGATTTTAAGCTATAAGACCACCTGTGCTGTTGTCTACCTCTATCGTTAATCAATTGTTTCTTCTGAAATTCTATCTAGTTATGGTATCAATGCAGTTTAACATTGGGTAATGTGTCAAAGTGTAACATTGTACTTCAATTACAGCTGTCACATGCACCTAGCTACAAATAATAcacaataagtacctacctacagaaTGTTACAGTCAAGGTACCCTCAGGCACATTTCCGGTGAACCTTTTCAGAAAAAATTTACCTCTATCCtcacgagcgagctaaacttcgcctcccatagagataaccaattacgatgcatttatgttaataatgaaaagggtaaaaacaggtaatgagaaacaataggtagtaaggacagtttatttgttgttgttgtttaggctaagcttcgcctccccagataaccaattaggatgcattttgcattccttatcttagtttgcaaatgccgtcacaaagacaatggacggcaataaactttacctgagctaaacttttttttttcaacacccacatttttaagtgccatgctatggGTCATCActtttttatgatatcgcctgaccgtctgcaacacgtttaaacgatttttgccttTAAGATGGTttaccgggaatgtccccgattgcacttattaaaatatatagctacgaacaaaatgttaaaaaacATACACGATCTTATTGCCCATACATTAAGGTAGTGTGTACAAATTTTTGGCACTTTATCCGTGTCgatatttaaccttattttcgacgccaatgacggatatatccgcaccgtaagtccaacgccaaagacggattaatccatcacagaccacagatcaacatagacctacgtgcatatgcataaagttcaatttcagttttgacactatggttacgtggcgtccgagtgacagcttttgtgtttgacacggcgtcgaaaaggttaataccttgactgtacaccATTAAAGGAAACTGCCTGTCTGCCTGTGGTCTGccggtgaccacgaacgtaacgtcacgtttgaAACGTCAGgctataaataaacgtaagtttttacgcgattaagtccgtgttagtttaaaattatgagtgaagattgtgttagtttaaattaactaaatatagTACTTATTTACTTCAACAAAATTGAAAGTGACTCTTCTAATATGAAGTGTCACTTATTTCTTCAAAGTGAAACAAACTAACCAGTTTCTCCATAATAGACATTTGCCTCTCATCAGCTTCTGTGACCAGCAGCTTGCTTGTTTCTCCGGGGAAGTCCATTTCCTCTATCTCTTTCAGGAAGGTGTCATCGTTGGAATCTTCATCATCTTCTCCATTTACTGGTTCTTGCTTTACACCTTTCTTTTTCTCtaaaaatatagattttttaataaaaacaaaatatgaaCTATTAAGAGGTTAGTTAGAGCAAGAGAGAGATAAGAGAGAGGCCCTACCAAAGAGTTTACCCTAACTTTTCACTTTCACCTTAACGGGAAACTTGACTCAACTGACATCTTGGTccttactgcttactgctagcctttctccgcagaggtcttgtctggttgctcttggcataggcctctcccatattcctccatgCGTTCCTGTCAAGAGACATCTTGCCTGTCTACCAGAGACATCATGGTGCAGGCAAGGATGACCCAGATTAAGGCTTTAACATGAGATGTGCAAGATGTCTTTGAAGAGAAAGGACGAAGCTATGTCAACACAAAAATCGCCACCAGTGCTAAATATTCATGTGCATCCTTGCAGATGTAGTGCATTATCTTTTACCATCATATTTTCTCTGAAACGTTCGTATTGTCATGCTGGATAAAAGAGTGCATAGTTACATGTAAGACATGACACCACATTTGCCGGGTATCTTTTGTTGTCACTACTCGTATTGTTTATGCCTAATGACCATCTCAAGTAGAATCCCTCCATGGTATATGAAATGGGGTATACTTCTTACTTGATGGTTTACCATCATATTATGAGGATTATGCTCTACATCTGTAGCTATGCCACTTAGCAAAATTCTGATGGCAAAATAACCTTAAGTCTAATGCTATTATGTGTTGAGAATTTTTGGGTATAAAGTAAAGTATAGCAAGGAAATGCAATGAATTGATGAGACCAAGTATGCAGTACTTACATTTTACCAGACTACCAACTTGGGTTTCAACTTTTAGATTTTAGAAGTTATATTGAACATTAAATTCTTTGcaattattactttattaataGGGAATAGTCTACTTACTAGTTGATACTGGATTCTCTGCTACTGATAATTCtagtattttcttttctaatgCCGTTAGCCTATCATCAAGTTTTCCTTCATCTATTTGCTTTTGTTTTAGCCTTATACTTCGCCTCTTATCTGAccaaaactagaaaaaataagTGAATAAAATGAAGTCAATACAAAATTCTTATATTCACACAATTTTTCTTCGAGGTAATAAGCATTGCATAACTTCGAGAATACTCTCTATGCTTATCTACTTCAGCTGCTCAGTGTATCTTCAAACTTggttgttaatttaaaaaatatgaataaacaattgcatactaaggtggaccacttacattaaatcattttacggtttagactcacttgttttagtcactcgcgcgacatgtttcggagagcctaggtctcctttctcaagtcaagtgagtctaaaccgtaaaatgatttaatgttagtatgtctcacaacagtttaaattcgattgtcaCTTACTTTTATCCAACCTTTAGTGGATTTTACAGCTCCATTAAGTGAATTTGCCATACTGGATAGTTCGAACCATAGTTTCTTAAATTTTTCGTGATTCATACCATATCGAAACTTTCTGTTAGCTAGTCCAGGGTGCTTCTGCATAAAGTCTATTACTGCCTTAACTTGCGCTAGCGATGGCCTCGAGAACTGgaattttaaatataggtataataattgcATAGTAGAAAAACTAAACAAAGTAATGTTtgttataaacaaaatatgaatataaatttGAGTACTTACTCGTCCTGAACTTTCGACTTCAGAGAGGTCTGCCATAGTTGCCTttcatgtataaaataaattaactaatcAGGATTTATGCgtcattacaatatttttaaataacaacaaatagcattttaattttaacgctTTATCGGCGTCGCGTCTTGACACTTCGATTCgcaaattttgttaattttaatggggttggcaactgtcaaaggtttgcatagatggcgcctttttctatgagatttggcttaaagggctggcattcaggccataaaatttcattaaaaaaacaaaaaattgacacaaccCATTGACAGTTCTACTAAGATGTTACCATATTAAAGATcgcaaaatattcaaaaaattatCTACTAATCTTGCAAGTCCGcttcagactacgcggcgcgaagccgcgaatgtgagtgtggagtcgatttcgctgattagcgaactagactccacactcgcgttcgcggcttcgcgcaatgattcgcgcatgagtgtggagggccctatagacctagcattacatagatcagctatacgtgtgcgcccgtgagggacaaaacatacgcaatgcgacaatatgattggtcgagaagatttgtagcccaccagaaaccatactaaatttacggtaaggaataaaaaaaatgtgagactgtgacaagcacaaacaataacagcgctttctctgctactcctgaaagatacataagacccGTCTGGTTATTTTCCCccaagacgcctagtcttactaagatggcatatagtcgagaaattcggacgggcaccgccgtggcggggtggcctaggggttcatggcgttagccgcgatagctaaagtcgccggttcgaatccggccttcaccactggagggcttcgtcactttttctttaatatatgacatctattacagtttttaagatttgcttaaccaACTATATTGATCAAatatcaggttttttttttcatactggTATACCTTatacagataaaaaaatatttcttctaATAAGGATGTTAAAATGCACAAGGTTGCCAACATGCCGAAAGTaaccaattattattatatagtttgtcaaaggactgtctcatttcaaacatagacagaaagaATCACACtattactagcacccaaaagaaagggataagtataattttcgTGGTTGATACTGACAGACAAATTggattgaccaactataacaaaTATGGGCATTTTTATCAGTGACCAAAACAAGCCCACATGACaaaacaaatttgacaaatcatTCCTTGGTCTGAATTGTGACAGTAGTGAGTAGAGCTACAATCCAATCAAATGTTTGTAATACTAGGTCCCATTTTGTGACGAAGGATGGTATAATTGCTGTATTTATTCCATGAATCAactttattaacttattatgaTATGAATTGAATTAGTCTCTTAgtcaaaaaataataactatttgtGAGGTATGCGACTGCGTTGGTAAAGTTAACAATTTATGAGGTGTGTGAAGGAAACATTCAGCTGATTTTTGTTTACTACGCGACGCATTTATTGCAATTTAGACTTTTTATTTTCAGATATGTATTCATTTGAAGGGGACTTTCGGCGTAAACCGCAACAAAACTTGTCCGGGGCCAGTGCTCAGCGCAAAACCAACCGAGATGCTCTCATTCTCCAGACTCAACAACAAAGACAAAAACGAGAGGTACACTCACGATTCTTAATCTACTAAGTACGCTAAGGAAAAACGCGTTTATAGTTCAGCTATAAGTCATATCTAGCTCAAAATGTAATACATGATGTCCTGTCTAAATAattgtttacttatatttttttcctttgccATAAGAACCAAGAGTTGAACTGAACTAACTGAAATATGTGACTGTATATAGATCACGAAATTAAAATATAGATATGATTGTTTCAGGAGCACAGGAGACGCCTTAATAGCACCATTAAAATCCAAGCATATGTGAGAAGTTACCTAACTAGGAAGCACTGCAAGCAGAGTGAGCGGGAGGAGTTTGACAACATATTCCCTAAAGTTAATGCTGATGATGTTGATCTGTTGTGTGCACTGGTTGTAAAAATTCTGTTCTTCTATGATGGAAAAGTGGATTCTTCTAGACTGGTATGTATTTGAATCACAATAGTAAACTTTGCTGTGTTTTGTAAACCATTTTTTCTAAATTGTTTCTGAATACTGAGTCCAAGCAAATTGTAAGACATTTTTTGTCTGGAGTAGCATAGTTTATTTAGTTCTTATGAAAAGGCTTTGATAGGATGCATAATAATTGTCCTTAACTCATTCAATAGcacacatattatattatacatacatagttgGTATACTTTTGAAAGATTGGTGACAATACAATAAGTGTCAtttccaagcaaaaagtcccactttgttgcttgccataaggacactGACAGGTTATTCATATAATCTagtccttatgttaagcgacaaagtgggacctttgactATAAATAGAAAGTAAGTGATAGAACAATGCAACCTCATTgagtttgtgtttgttagaattgttaaCTGAGTAGTAAATGTTTGTTGAAagaaaaatattgtgttttaaaaactttttttttatttacaaaataacatttAGGCTGTAAGATAATTAGCATAATAAGAACAGAAAACACGTCCTAGAAAGTCTGTTGGAAAAAGCAGCAAAACCGCAATATTTGGATGCCAAAGTACTGATTATTTAAATGGTTACAGGTCTCAGTTTCCCAATTGTTGTTAAAACAATGGCgaaaagtttttcaaaatggAGGCTGTTATATTCAAATAAGAAGGTTACTTGTCCTACACCTGCGGCTGTTAAAAGATGGATCAGAGGTATAGCAGTCCTAAACATTaaaatgtaatgaaattttttttcagtatagttagcaaattttgtgtaaaacacaaaattgtatCACATGGCTAGAACATTCTCTTGCTTGCCATTCTAAATGATTAAAATTTGACAGCATACCTTATCATTAAATAGATGAGTTTTGATTAATTGGCTGTTTGCAGGTACCTTTAGCTGTGCCCCTCAGAATGTTTGAAGTATTCACTTCTATCAATTCAGCAGAAAATTCTATGAACTCTGATGAAATATTGAGCAATGTTGCTGGTAcatttttgtatttagttaaaagAGGTAAGTCaaatttgtttactttacattCAGTTCTCAGATATTAAAATTGTCATGTActattgatataaataataaatatacaaatctTTTGACcagatattataaaaaaaattaagaatgaAGTAGTTGGAAAGTTCAATTTGTTCTTGTGGTAACACCACATTTTTAACGTCTCCAAATTCTCCGTAGGCTAATAAACTCATCTATGAGACTGTCGGGAGAAGCAGAAAACAACTTGTAAACCTTTCTTTTATTCCTAACCACCACATAACATACACACAGCTGCAAAATTGCGTACCCAATGAATTCTATTAATGAATAAGTAGGTCCGCATTTTTGCAGCTCGCTTTATGTGATTCACAATTTATGTGTCTTTTCCAGGCTACTTCACGGAGCTACGGGAGTTGTTATGCCGTAAGACGCCCCCGCTGTATAGTCCCTCGCCCAACCCGCCCACGCCTCTTTGCGGAGCCCTGTTGGATCTTATTCAGAGACCTGTCAATCTGACCACGTGCGTTGACGTCAGTGGATATGAGTAAGTACAAATAATCTAGTGTATAAGTAGTCTAAATTTGAAACTAGATGGAATGACTGTATAAGGACGACTGAAATGCGCGAGTAAGGTGAAAAAGCCATCGAATCTCTGTACGAGTACGCTTCCACCCGAGTTATCAGCTGTCAAATTTATTTTCCTCCTTTTACGTCGGAGAATTGCCATTGATGGGGGAGAATTAGGTGCTATAGTCGTTCATTCATAGGTATATGACAACCTATGTTACATGACAACATATGCGATGATCCCTCTGAAATTGCAGTAATCAGTAAAAAACCGaatcaattaatgtaaataaaaataaacgtgttaaagTTGCAATATGTATGGTATGGGTACAGTGTAGTAAGTATATGGACCgacgactttgacgtgtaccgagctactaacaatggcgaatgtatgcagctcgggtgcgcgcggtacACCCCTCACCCCGCACCCTGCACGATTGCCCTGTCTGGCTTTGTCGAATgaatgtattgttttatagatgTATGTTAGTGCATTgttgtcattatttttattattattattgttacttTTCATTTTACAGTAACATGGTTATGTCAGAATTCGCATCAGCATTCCTCTGCAACCCATACCCCGAGCCGGTGGAGATGTACATAATCCCAGCACTCTCCGTGGACAGCAGAAAGTTCCCATTCCTGTCCCTCATGCAGTGTCTACAGGACGAGACTATATTCAACAAGAGAGTGCTCAATGATTCGTGGTTGCTGCATTCTGTGCTGTCACTAGAACCTCCAGGGTTTGGTAAGTTTCTTTTCATGTAAGTCATGTAACCTATGTTTCGCAAATTAGCTTACTTTACATTTAAAGCTCCCAAAAAGTACCTAGTTACTGGACTGATTTTACTGCTGTAACTTATGTGGAAAATAATCAACAATCGATATATAGTTTTATTCTACCTTTTTATATCTTACTGCGAAAATTCAGAATATTTTATCGAAGGATATAATCAATACAACTGGTCTGTCAGTAAGTAATACTACATAATGATACTGTAGCTGTAAGTATGCatttataactataactattttAACCTAAAGACCATCTAATTAGTATATCAATACGAATACCGATGTAGCAAAAAAAGTGGTCATACTTATTTGGTTATACTGTTTTATATACTATTTTCTCTTGCAGCGAATGAAATCCGCAACATAAACAACACAAGACTGCCAAACAATCCCATCGTCCTAGATTACCTTAAAATAATAGCCCAGCTCACCGTCAATGTGTgcaataaacaaataacttacGAGTATGAGGATTCCTTGTACAGCCAAGAGACTGCGGCAGACAAAGATGACGATAGCGACAGTGAGACAGAACCTAACCCAACTTCTGTACGAGAGCAGATGTTGCTCACTCGTTGTATAGAAATTCTGAATGAGCCGGATAGATGCGTCATGACTACGTGCTCGCAGATAACGGAGAGTGATCTGAGTGAGGACTTTTTGGATTGTTTGTCGAAGATCTGTCATAATTTGCTGCTGAGTCATAGGATGGCGTTGCATAAATATAGGTGAGTTGTGATGAATTTACATAG
This genomic window contains:
- the LOC134755792 gene encoding uncharacterized protein LOC134755792, translated to MADLSEVESSGRFSRPSLAQVKAVIDFMQKHPGLANRKFRYGMNHEKFKKLWFELSSMANSLNGAVKSTKGWIKFWSDKRRSIRLKQKQIDEGKLDDRLTALEKKILELSVAENPVSTKKKKGVKQEPVNGEDDEDSNDDTFLKEIEEMDFPGETSKLLVTEADERQMSIMEKLVEVMDQQAVAMNQLAQASLSNSKAMERLAEASHIQALAVDRLANSFDSISASAHDVRNAIMSIDYTMKRCYTATTTQHRQNSNIFS